In Cystobacter ferrugineus, the following proteins share a genomic window:
- a CDS encoding transposase — MTAPPLNTLLSLILLVRPAFTRPSFCRFLTLFAGWVSTRGLHAVTEALVSAGVSGVRHHAGFHRFFSRARWSIDQVGRLLLLHLAALTPGPLRLALDDTLCTHKGPKVFGLGVHIDPVRSTR, encoded by the coding sequence ATGACCGCCCCTCCTCTCAACACGCTGCTGTCGCTGATTCTGCTCGTCCGTCCCGCTTTCACTCGGCCCTCGTTCTGCCGCTTCCTCACCTTGTTTGCTGGCTGGGTGAGTACCCGTGGGTTACATGCAGTCACCGAAGCCTTGGTGTCCGCGGGTGTCTCTGGAGTACGCCACCACGCGGGCTTCCATCGCTTCTTCTCGCGAGCACGCTGGAGCATCGACCAGGTGGGTCGACTGCTTTTGCTGCACCTGGCGGCACTTACACCGGGACCACTGCGCCTGGCGCTCGATGACACCCTGTGCACCCACAAGGGGCCCAAGGTTTTCGGTCTGGGTGTGCACATCGACCCCGTGCGCTCGACTCGAC